Genomic segment of Arachis hypogaea cultivar Tifrunner chromosome 11, arahy.Tifrunner.gnm2.J5K5, whole genome shotgun sequence:
AAACCATACACCATCGCTCATGGATTTGAATCGTCGTTTAGACTGTTCATACCTCGGGTTTGTGTCTAGGAGTAGTGGTGCATGATCCAAACCAGATTCAGAAAGTCTCAGAACAGTTGAGTTTTGGTATTTCTGCAACCACCCACTTCCAGCGAGCACTCTATCAAGTCTCTCCTGGATAAGGTCTCATCTTGTTCTTCTGTTTGTCCATGTAAACGGCCTACCAATCATACCAATGTCCACCAGTTCACAGTCATTAAGGAAGTTATTAAAACATGCCATGGAAGCTGGGGATTTCTCATTTCCGCCCTCTTTTTCACGCTGGTTTGTGATGGCATTGAAGTCTCCGATGATTGCAACTTCCCCATGAACATGATGCAATATTAATGATAACTCCACAAACTGCTGTGATCGAATATGGTCGTTAATACTTAAATGAACGCCAAGCAAACACCAATAATGATTTGTAACCTCATCTTTAACGGTGACAGCAATGAAAAAATGAGTAGAATTGATAACCGTTACCTCCAAACCTTCCTTCCATGCTATTACCAATCCTCCTGCTGTTCCTTCCGAGTTGACTAGACTCCAGTCTTTGAATCCACATCCTCTCAACTTTTTGCTCCACACTTCGAGAAGGAATTTTTGTCTTGCACAAAAATACAATCTCGGGGGAGTGAGATCGAATGATCCCTTTAAGATTGTGGATTGTCAGGGGTCTCTCCAAACCCCGACAGTTTCACATTAGGATTTTCATAGCTTCTCGGGTGCCATTTTGAGGCTGGCATCCCCCACCTTTGCATTCTCTATGAGCATGTCCTTTATACATATTCGCTTATGGCTCCCAtcattttctttcctttccaGATTCTGTTTACCTCCAATGATCGGTATTACTTCGCTGTTGCCCTGACGGGCCTTTTGTTTCAATTTCATTGGCTTCTTTGGTTCTGCCATTTGAACAGGGAAATTTGGGCTCCTTAGTTCCATGTTTGTAGCAGAGGTAATGTCTTCAAGAACCAGTGGATCCACGCGTACGCTCTCCACTATAGTCTCTCGGTTGCCCCTAATTTCTCCCATTAGATTAGTGCTGCTACTTGTATTAAGACTACTGCTTTGCTGCTCCTGGTTATTAACTTCAAGTTTTGCAAAGCCATCAAGTAGCCATGATGGGACTGGTTTCTTTGCTAGTTTTGGTGCTGAATGCATATGTTGTTTATCATTGCCCTGATGATCTTTCTCCCGTACATTCACCATTCTTCCAACTTGATCAGCTTTCAACCATTCTCCCACCAAGTCTTGGTTCAATTTGTTTGTGGCTGCATCCTCTAATAGAATATTGCACACCTTCATACTATGCCCAATGTGGGCACAGTACGTACAAAAGATCCCGATGCGTTCATACCTCAGCCCCACCTCCACCAGTCATTGGTTTGACCATTTCATCCTGAGACTATCCTTCACTGCCTTATCCCCATCAAGCATGATTTTAGCTTTAAGTATCCGAGATTCTTTACCTCTGACTTCAAACATTCCTATCTCCATGAGTTCTCCCAATTTTTCTCCAAGTTTTCGCCCAGCTTCCAATGTCTTATAGCATTCAGGAACACCCCAAAATTTTACccaaatgaaaaattttgaatctgtATTATCTTCAGAATTTCTTGTGTCAGTCCATTATCACACATGGAGGATGTAATTCTTGAATATCCAGGGGGATCCTTTCTCAATACGCCGCATATCTTTCTCTTCATCAAAGAAGAACTGAAACTGGTTATTTCCCTGATTGACTACTCTGAACCCTGTTGGTTTATCCCAGATTGCGGACAGAGCATTCTCCATAGTACCTGCCGAGAATTTTTGTGCCGAAAAAATTCGACCTATTAAGCTCTTTGTGCATGCCTTTACACCATAAGAGATATCCGTCTCTTCTAGCACTACGATATCTACCTCATCTCCTCCACTGTCATTGTTCTCTACATCAGGGTCTCTTCGCAGGTCATCCATGTTGCATATCAATGATTGGTGATTGACTTGGTGTGAATTTGTCGTGTAGCAGTAATTCTAAGAGGTGCAATATAACCCTAGCAGAGCATCTTCtttataaattacattacattatttttatgtcataaatatcaaataaatgGACAAAAGTATATATGAAAGATTTTAAGATGGACAAATATACATTCTAATCAATCAAAATACTCAATATACTGCCCAAAAAATTGGTAACAATGGACAAAAGTGACACATCATTAGTGAAGTTCTATTTCTATTAAGTTTAGTGCCTACGTGACTGTGTAGCGTGACAAAATAGACTCTTTAGTGAGTTTTATGTGAAAATAACcaaatttaacaaattaaataaaattctaaataaaaTTGGGTGCCCTAATTATATACATCACTTTAACAACTTATACAAACTCATCAAACCCAACATTCCAAATCAATGTACAAACTAATTATCAATGTCTTTTGGTTActaatttctaaatttattctAACAATCAACTTCAACATCACCTTTATATTGGTGTCATTCCTATTCCTCTCTTCATTGATATTTGCATTGTCTTTCTGTAGAGAATGAATCAGCATcaaccaaaatttttattaacaatgAAGCACAAcaattagtgtatatatatatcttataatGCGAGTATCGTAAGAACCATCTATCTGAATTTTTAACTGTTCGTGACTTTAGTAGTATATCATATATGTCATGGTAACATTTATCACTATTAAAAGGATGTTTCTTTTTGTTCTACTCacatattagtttttatttaatttttaaatttggactGAGTTTCATCTCTAATCTCTCGATTTTGCAAACCACTACAATTGGAATAAGAGATAGAGTTCATTTAGAAATTGGAATACCCAATTTTATttggaactttttttttttttttcaatttgttaaatGAGATTATTTTCACTTGAACCTCACTAAAGATCCATTTTGTCACCTACTCATCCTATCTAGTTTGGTAGACACTAAATTTAACGACAAGGAGCCCACTaataatatgttattttttttctatccTTACTCATCGGTTGGGAATACAATAAATATTTCTATTGATTAGAATGTATATTTGTCTATCTTAAAGTTTCATGTATTTTTTTATCGCTCTATAAATACCATAAGATTAGGACAATTTCCTTTATTGTAGAAATCCTTGTGCAATACAATGGATGTGCATACcgggtaaaaaaaatttaatatgaatttaaaattgatatatttttactaaaatggaTCTGTTAAGTGAAATATCTGCATATGATATATTTCTTTTCGCAACTTGCAAACATAGCTAACACAATTCGCAGATGGTGAAAAGTAACTATTGATctagaagtttttttttttttcaaattgtgaaaagtataattatttttttaaacccATTTTACAAATTGAGAAAAACTTTCTATCAGTTCGTTTTTCAACAAATGGCAAAAAAACTGCTGCTAGGACAGACACATATCTCCTACCAATGGCCAATATTAGTGGATTATATCAATTTCGTTTCTATATAGAAATTGATTTCTGGACAGTTTCCGTCCGTGAAGCGATTTATTTGAAGAAGAATGTCATGTGAGGTGACGTTGCGATCAATTAAGAGTCAATAAAGTAAGCATATTTGCATAAAAAAGTAATgaaacaaaggaagcaaggaagaaagcaTGGATCTATAAGCATAGCCCAATATAGATCCAATCATCATCCCATGGACCTACAGGATTTGGATTCTGGACTGCTGCCTCGCCCCATGAATATAGCCTTTTCTAAATTGAGGACAACACATCTTATTAACCCCTTTTATTCATGTCCAAAAAAacaccttttattttttattttatttcacatTAGAACGAAGAATAAGTAAAGTTGATCATTTATATATTTTGGTGATGAATACAATACAACACTAGAGATAGATCTTTCTTCTTCAAAAGAATATGTATAAtcttacccaaaaaaaaaagaatatgtaTAATCAAAATAACGATTCAAGTATAAAGAtggaaatttaaattaaaataaataacgttgtatatatatatagatattattttttgtatatttttattaaaaatgaaaaattactttttatatataaaataaaaaaataatattccaAATCGATTCTTAAAAAATTTGTAGTCAGataacttaattttcaaaaaattttaatcaccaaattaatatttaattttttatttagttagacATATCAATTTTAAcgttagattttaataaaatattaaatacataccatttaataaaagatataataatttttaaaatttttagataaatcaCTCTATGTAAACAAACAATTTGATGTGATAAtttgtataataaaataaaaatttaaaaataaatttgataattaaatttgtGAAAGATGAAATTATTGGAGGAAAATTGCTATAAAAAGAAAGGAGGTGTGGTGAATGGTGATGCGAGGGAGGAGAGGGAAAACTACCAGCTGCCCCCTTAGCAGTGGCTCCCATGGATCCCGACACCAACAGATGCATAGTATACCATACCAGTACATGATGTGATGACGTCACCACAATCATCGCCATGTTCCTAACTCGTCGGAGAATTTTTCTAATTATTACTCCTTTTTTCCCACTCTCCAAGTGCTTCTTTTAAAGTTCCATTTTTATTCGCAGAATAATAATCACATTCTCGTATTAGTATATTACTCATCACTCATCACATCGATTCTTCTCTTCCCACCATGGGGAATGTGAATgtcaataatcataataataacggTGCTACTCATTCAGAAGAAGACGACGAAGACGATGAAGCTTCTTCTTCGGGTACTCTTCCCACACCTCCCACCGAATTGATAGGTCAATCTCCACCTACAAGCCCCAGAGCTACCCATTCTCCCTTCATCTTCGCTCCTCAAGTAAGTTCCCTTTTTCTCCCTTTAATTCTTTATTATTGGGATTTATCTAAAACCCTTTTTCAAATCATGTAGATTATCCATATCATTTATTAGCAATTCACACAGGTTTTCATTCAATGTTTTCCTTCCCACTCGTTACAATTTGGGACCTAAATTTTGCACTAAGCTCAGACAGACTTTGTTTTCTGCGCATACCACCTGTTTGATGCAAGTCCTGATGTCGATAACCAAGTTTCTAACTTCTAAAGCTCTTTTTATTTGGTTATTTCATTTAATACTTTACAGTTCCACTAATTCCTTCACCATGTGGTTGTGATTTTTGGGTAATTTGGTCACTGGAACAAGAGAGGAGGTGAGGTCCATGACATGCTAACCTATGGACCTAAGACTTGGTATTGGCAATCAGCCAATATCACTGTATGgaaccaaattaaaatttgctGAGTGGGAAGCAAGTTGCTTATGGTATTGGTCTATTGGAATTGTTTTTTTAAGGACAGTGTTATAAACAGCTTTCTAGATTCTTGTCCGAATCAAGAATAAATTGTGCTGTCCCTTCCTTGCCCAAGTTGGGGACAGTACTGATTGTGATACTTGAGCTTTCGCAGTTTTCATTATCTGTAATTTATGCTGTTGTACCATTTGGTTTCTACCCtcttctaaactttgttcttgaTTTTGTTCCTTTTGAGTACAGGTTCATGTTATTGGTGTGGTCCTTGTTTTATATATTGTTCTTGAGAATCTACGTTTTCATCAATTGACAATCATTTCCCTTTCTTTTCATAGGCTCCGGTGGTTCCACTACAGAGACCAGATGAGATGCATATTCCAAGTCAATCCTGGTTGCAATCTACCTCAGGGTATGAAGACATGTACAGTGAACTCGGAATTCCAACAATGATTACCTGGAGTTATGGTGGGAAAGAAGTAGCTGTGGAAGGGTCTTGGGATAGTTGGAAAACAAGGTTTGGAAACTCTGGTATCATCatgtttttcttcaaaggctGTTGTAACTTAGTCAGATTCTGATGTTCCTTGTTGATCAGAATACCATTGCAGAGGTCAGGGAAAGACTTCACAATAATGAAGGTACTGCCTTCTGGTGTTTACCAATATAGATTTATTGTGGATGGACGGTGGAGGTACACTCCGGACTCGCCATGGACACAAGATGATGCAGGGAATGCTTACAATATCTTAGACTTGCAGGTATTATTATTGACAGTGTTAAATTGCAGTCAAACTTGGTATATAACGATCACCATCTGCATAGAAAACATTGTTAATATCAAATTTATGGTAAAGTGGAGCTTTGCTTCGATAACATGATAATTAATGGCATGTGCACATTTCACAAAGTAAATGCCTTGCGATCAAGTTGTAAAAGGGCTAGCCTTTTCATTTTTCAGATTCAGTAACCTAGGATTTGTGCAATTTTGTTCCATGAGGGATTATGAATCATTTGTTCATTTACCTTTTTTTCCCCCCTCAATAATACATAACAGCATTGTATTTAACATTGAACGGCCTTGAACAGAATACATGATTTATGATGCTATACCACAAACAGTAGTCACTACCTATGACTAAGAATCGGTTAATTATCTTATATCAATAACATGTTGCttcgtatttttctttttaaaatgtaACTAAGCATAAGTTATGATCACTGGCTAGCTAACCTTTTAATGTGGATGGAATGGTTTCTGTTATAGTTTCTGACTTTCTGTGGTTACACAAATTGTTGTTATTCCAGTTTTATGCAGCtccatatttttcaattattttcatgGCACTATAGTAGTAACTCAGAAATGGTTGCAGTAAAGGTTTACAATTTCTGGCAGTGGTATGTCTAAATCAAGACACATTATTTTGTTTGATATATGCAGGATTATGTTCCTGAGGACATTGAAAGCATCTCTAGTTTTGAACCTCCTCAATCACCAGACTCAAGTTATAGCAGTTTACATCTTAGTTCTGATGATTATGCAAAGGAACCACCATTGGTTCCCCCACACTTGCAAATGACATTGCTAAATGTTCCAGTGACAAATATGGAAACGCAACCTCCTATGTCAAGACCTCAACATGGAGTGCTCAATCATCTTTACATGCAGAAAAGAAAGAGCACTCCTTCAGTGGTTGCGCTTGGCACAACGCATCGGTTTCTTGCCAAGTACGTCACTGTGGTGCTGTACAAGTCTCTGCAGAGGTAAAACATGAATGACATGGAGCATAGTCTTCAATAGAAGCTTAAAGTAAAGTATCATACACCTATAAAAGAGAAATGCTTTGTCCTCGATAAGGGCCAATATAAGAATGTAGATATTGTATCACATATTATGCAGTTGCTTGATGGTGATTTGTCAGACTATTTAAATCCGCATCCTTACATATATGGTGATGGTGATGCGTTTCTCTAAGAATTTTTGTTGCGattaaaaaagaatgaaaataatttattacatgttctttaatttattcttatatcCACGACCACGAACACGAACACGTAGTTGGAACTTGGAAAATCAGTTTTACATTGTAGCCGATATCGACCGAGAATACGTTTTCATTGGTTATATGGTCCTTTTAATCGGTGATTGAGCATGTTATTCGGAATGCCTTTGTCAATCGAAGTGTGATACGTGCTTCAACTTGCTTCAACTGTTTGTAATATAATGTTAAATTcggaaaattaattttaattttaaaaattaaattttgaattaattagataTAATCTTTGTTTTGAATTTAACTTTCAATAACAACAAATCTTTCTCTCCACCTGCACCGCGCCCCACCCTTGCTCTCCACAACTCCCCGGTTCCCGCCGTCTCTCGCGAACCATCGCACGCATTCTGGCTTCCTCGGCATCCGCAACTTCCACAGGCATCCGTGCTTTGTCGCGTTTCCCCAACCACCACATGTAGTCCAGCCTCGTCGCACCTCCATCTCACCGGTGAGGGGGACGACTGCGTGCATGTTGGGGTAGGTGACGAACGGCTGGCTGCGGTAAGAAGGGAGTTTGGGTTAAAAGGGGGGTATAATTAGGTAAAAGTAGTGGGTGTAAGGTGAAAGTGAAATTGGATAGGTAGTGGGTCTAAAATGGAGCATGTTGTTCATGTTGTTTGCATTTTTCATTGTTCACCTAGTGGGATTGTGagtttatatttttaagaattagaatcttcaatttaatttcatatattttttgttgttttccaTAGTATTCTCTGCCTAGCAAGTCAAGTACTAATCCGTTGTGGAATTGAACTTCATTTAAGAATTTATTGCTAactaatgggttgctgcatgtatAAGATTCGAATCTTAAGCAAACTAATGAGCTAATTATTAGGCCAACTCAAGTTGgttttaatttaatgtattttaattttgtttatttagttactagATTTGACTTTATGATAgtagatttaaaattttgttttattttaactaaataaGAGGTAATAAATACCTCCTAAACTGGGAGGCATTTACGTTGGTCCCTCTTAATGTTTGTCTaacacaattatttttttttttttgcaaaaacaCCCTTAGTCAATTATTATAACATCAGTACTATATCTCTTATTTATTACAAGAATAACCCAATATTAATCATTTACCATCATATCCCTATTTTTTTTATTGGgccaattaaaattatattaatgactaatttaacAAAACACCAGAAAATCTGAAACCTCTTAGGGTTCATATGGAGCACGCACCTGATAATGGAGGCAGCAATGGCGGTTTCGACAGTGGCACAAGAGAAGTGCGACCACTAGTAAGTCCTCTCTATTGCATGAATATTGTATTTTATCACATAGTTTCTTCT
This window contains:
- the LOC112722810 gene encoding SNF1-related protein kinase regulatory subunit beta-2 gives rise to the protein MGNVNVNNHNNNGATHSEEDDEDDEASSSGTLPTPPTELIGQSPPTSPRATHSPFIFAPQAPVVPLQRPDEMHIPSQSWLQSTSGYEDMYSELGIPTMITWSYGGKEVAVEGSWDSWKTRIPLQRSGKDFTIMKVLPSGVYQYRFIVDGRWRYTPDSPWTQDDAGNAYNILDLQDYVPEDIESISSFEPPQSPDSSYSSLHLSSDDYAKEPPLVPPHLQMTLLNVPVTNMETQPPMSRPQHGVLNHLYMQKRKSTPSVVALGTTHRFLAKYVTVVLYKSLQR